Proteins co-encoded in one Acidobacteriota bacterium genomic window:
- a CDS encoding single-stranded DNA-binding protein → MPLADKVAAAKQLDGLLKRLVPAAGFELKWRITVDPVVPEGSVERPTILVELGGPDSPAVLAQNAELLRAIEHVALKSLRLESEEHDLVIFDCRNYRAGRLEELTQAAGHAAERVRQTGTPYSFSPMSARERRIVHLALREQPDLATESEGEGARRFVVVYRKDA, encoded by the coding sequence ATGCCCCTCGCCGACAAAGTCGCTGCCGCGAAACAGCTCGACGGGTTGCTGAAACGGCTCGTCCCCGCCGCTGGGTTCGAGCTCAAGTGGCGCATCACGGTGGATCCGGTCGTCCCCGAAGGCAGCGTCGAGCGCCCCACCATCCTGGTAGAGCTGGGCGGGCCGGACTCTCCCGCGGTGCTGGCGCAGAACGCGGAGCTGCTGCGCGCGATCGAGCATGTCGCGCTGAAATCGCTGCGCCTGGAGTCGGAAGAGCACGACCTGGTGATATTCGATTGCCGCAACTATCGCGCCGGGCGGCTCGAAGAGTTGACGCAGGCGGCGGGACACGCCGCCGAGCGCGTCCGCCAGACCGGAACCCCCTACAGCTTCTCTCCCATGTCGGCGCGCGAGCGTCGCATCGTTCACCTGGCACTGCGCGAGCAGCCGGACCTTGCCACCGAGAGCGAAGGCGAAGGCGCGCGGCGCTTTGTTGTGGTCTACCGGAAAGACGCCTAG
- a CDS encoding divalent metal cation transporter, whose product MPTPTATADAPARRGALHGLRRFWQALGPGLITGAADDDPSGIATYTIAGAQLGTGMLWTAFITWPLMGAVQNMCARIGMVTGRGLAAAFRLKLPRPVLVAAVVGLLAANTINVGADLAGMADAAAMLSGISSHFWVFLFAVLISWATVRFRYHQIANTLKWLALVLFAYVAAAFVIRVDWHDALRNTVVPRIPQGKLGWQTLVAILGTTISPYLFFWQASQEVEEEKHKGRHTVHQRRGATRREIRTRRMDVGTGTFFSNLVMYFIILVAAFTLHRAGVTNIETSHEAASALRPLAGNLAFLLYTVGIVGVGLLAIPTLTGSAAYAFAETFGWKQGLDQRLRRARSFYTVILISTAIGVILDFTHFSAVQALYWSAVINGLLAPFLLVGILLVASDRKLMNGQPSSWLSRVAVGATAVAMFGAAIAMFVL is encoded by the coding sequence ATGCCAACACCCACCGCCACCGCCGACGCTCCCGCTCGCCGCGGAGCGCTGCATGGACTTCGCCGCTTCTGGCAAGCGCTAGGGCCGGGGCTGATAACCGGGGCGGCGGATGACGATCCCTCTGGCATTGCGACCTACACCATTGCCGGCGCGCAGCTCGGCACCGGCATGCTGTGGACGGCCTTCATCACCTGGCCCTTGATGGGCGCGGTGCAGAACATGTGCGCCCGTATCGGCATGGTGACCGGCCGGGGCCTGGCGGCCGCCTTTCGCTTGAAGTTGCCGCGTCCCGTATTGGTGGCCGCTGTGGTTGGACTGCTCGCCGCCAACACCATCAACGTAGGCGCCGACCTGGCGGGAATGGCGGACGCCGCCGCGATGCTCTCCGGCATCAGTTCCCACTTTTGGGTGTTCCTGTTCGCCGTGCTTATCTCCTGGGCGACGGTACGTTTCCGTTACCACCAGATCGCCAACACGCTGAAGTGGCTGGCGCTCGTGTTGTTCGCGTACGTGGCGGCTGCTTTCGTCATCCGCGTGGACTGGCACGACGCGCTGCGCAACACCGTGGTCCCGCGCATTCCGCAAGGCAAGCTGGGTTGGCAGACGCTGGTCGCCATCCTCGGTACCACCATCAGCCCGTATCTTTTTTTCTGGCAGGCCTCGCAGGAGGTGGAAGAGGAGAAGCACAAGGGCCGGCACACGGTGCATCAGCGCCGCGGCGCGACGCGGCGTGAGATCCGTACCCGCAGGATGGACGTGGGCACGGGCACCTTCTTCTCCAATCTCGTGATGTACTTCATCATCTTGGTGGCGGCGTTTACCCTCCATCGCGCCGGCGTCACCAACATCGAGACCTCGCACGAGGCGGCCTCGGCGCTGCGTCCGCTGGCCGGGAACCTGGCATTCCTGCTTTACACCGTCGGCATCGTCGGCGTCGGCCTGCTCGCTATCCCGACCCTCACCGGCTCGGCGGCATATGCGTTCGCGGAGACCTTCGGGTGGAAGCAGGGGCTCGATCAGCGGCTCCGCCGAGCGCGCTCGTTCTATACCGTGATCCTGATCTCTACCGCGATCGGCGTGATCCTCGACTTCACCCACTTCAGCGCGGTGCAGGCGCTCTATTGGAGCGCGGTCATCAACGGCCTGCTGGCGCCGTTCCTGCTGGTGGGGATCCTGCTGGTCGCGTCGGACCGCAAGCTGATGAATGGACAGCCCAGCTCATGGCTGAGCCGCGTCGCGGTCGGCGCGACGGCGGTCGCGATGTTCGGCGCTGCCATCGCTATGTTTGTCTTGTAG
- a CDS encoding DUF1003 domain-containing protein: MATIAAMLAEAPLFSLMDDEERSALAERMESRSISKGETIFTRGDVGDSLMLVSQGRIQVHIETTEGTKVILGEVKAGEMLGEISLFDPGARSATAVAVEDTEMLVLEHDHFWEVLQRKPHIALDILAVMGKRLRATDELLRTQASQNVNDVIEIETTTFQRVADWIAEFSGSMTFLALNFIWFGFWIAFNELPLGVPQFDPFPFGLLTMIVSLEAIFLSCFVLISQNRQSQKDHVKSDLEYQVNLKAELEVAQLHHKVDSVYEAMQSHFAKLEKDRRSQEKGASS, translated from the coding sequence ATGGCCACTATCGCCGCGATGCTCGCCGAAGCGCCGTTGTTCTCCCTGATGGACGACGAAGAGCGCAGTGCGCTTGCCGAGCGCATGGAATCGCGCTCCATCTCGAAGGGCGAGACCATCTTCACCCGCGGTGACGTGGGCGATTCGCTCATGCTGGTAAGCCAGGGGCGCATCCAGGTCCACATCGAGACGACCGAGGGAACGAAGGTCATCCTGGGCGAGGTGAAAGCGGGCGAGATGCTGGGCGAGATCTCGCTCTTCGATCCGGGCGCGCGCAGCGCCACCGCCGTGGCGGTGGAAGACACTGAGATGCTGGTACTCGAGCACGACCACTTCTGGGAGGTCCTGCAGCGCAAGCCGCACATCGCCCTCGACATCCTCGCGGTCATGGGGAAGCGCTTGCGCGCCACCGACGAACTGTTGCGCACGCAGGCCTCGCAGAACGTGAACGACGTGATCGAGATCGAGACCACCACCTTTCAGCGCGTGGCCGACTGGATCGCGGAGTTCAGCGGCAGCATGACGTTCCTGGCGCTGAATTTCATCTGGTTCGGCTTCTGGATCGCCTTCAACGAGTTGCCGCTCGGCGTGCCGCAGTTCGATCCGTTTCCTTTCGGACTGCTGACCATGATCGTCTCGCTCGAGGCCATCTTCCTCTCCTGCTTCGTCCTCATCAGCCAGAACCGCCAGTCGCAGAAGGACCACGTGAAGTCCGACCTGGAATACCAGGTCAACCTCAAAGCCGAGCTGGAAGTCGCCCAGCTCCACCACAAGGTGGACAGCGTCTACGAGGCGATGCAATCCCACTTCGCCAAGCTGGAAAAGGATAGACGCAGCCAGGAAAAGGGCGCGTCGAGCTGA
- a CDS encoding carbonic anhydrase, with amino-acid sequence MSVIDEVIRANEEYARQHELRHVSPRPKRRLAVLTCMDTRLEKQTLGLATGDAHILRNAGGIVTEDVIRSLVVSHHLLGTEEIMIINHTDCGLMERSEDELRRLVVARTGSDAAAPERFFGFKDVDDNVRQQLQKLRSHPWIARETPVRGFVYDVKSGRLREIIA; translated from the coding sequence ATGAGCGTGATCGACGAAGTCATCCGCGCCAATGAAGAGTATGCCCGCCAGCACGAGCTGCGCCACGTATCGCCGCGGCCCAAGCGACGCCTCGCGGTGCTCACCTGCATGGACACGCGCCTGGAGAAGCAGACGCTCGGCCTCGCGACCGGAGACGCGCACATCCTGCGCAACGCCGGCGGGATCGTGACCGAAGACGTCATCCGGTCGCTGGTGGTCTCGCACCACTTGCTCGGCACCGAAGAGATCATGATCATCAACCACACCGACTGTGGCCTGATGGAGCGCTCGGAAGACGAGCTGCGCCGCCTGGTGGTCGCCCGTACCGGGTCCGACGCGGCCGCTCCGGAGCGATTTTTTGGATTCAAGGACGTGGACGACAACGTGCGCCAGCAGCTGCAGAAGCTGCGCTCCCATCCCTGGATCGCCCGCGAGACGCCGGTACGCGGCTTCGTCTACGACGTGAAGTCGGGACGCCTGCGCGAGATCATCGCCTGA